One region of Collinsella aerofaciens ATCC 25986 genomic DNA includes:
- a CDS encoding acetate/propionate family kinase: protein MNVLVVNAGSSSLKYQLLDTDTREVFAKGNCERIGSDMGIFGHSENGGAKQTEEVPFPDHRSAIARVLEELEKTDFTIDGIGHRIVQGGWHFDDSAVVDDEVMAEILEVAPLAPLHNYGEAAAIEYCREKYPELPNVAVFDTSFHMTMPEVAYTYALPKDVCDKYHVRKYGAHGTSHRYEWMMAKEILGSRCHRLLSCHLGNGASLAAIEDGVCRDTTMGLTPLDGLMMGTRCGSIDPATVCYLQREGGYSYQEVDDMMNKQSGLLAISGISNDARDIRTRASEGDERCLLAFDMFAYKAMQQAGSMIASMAGVDTITFTAGIGENDWSIRKAFCDCFEWLGVRIDNNKNREAVGNGPQVISAAGSAVTVMVIPTDEEYMIAHDVERLTKNN from the coding sequence ATGAACGTACTTGTTGTCAACGCCGGCAGCTCAAGCCTTAAATATCAGCTTTTGGATACCGATACCCGAGAGGTTTTCGCCAAGGGCAACTGCGAACGTATCGGTTCGGACATGGGCATCTTTGGCCACTCCGAGAACGGTGGCGCCAAGCAGACCGAGGAGGTCCCTTTCCCCGATCATCGCTCTGCTATCGCTCGCGTGCTCGAGGAGCTCGAGAAGACCGACTTTACGATTGATGGCATTGGGCATCGCATCGTTCAGGGCGGCTGGCACTTCGATGATTCCGCGGTCGTCGACGATGAGGTCATGGCTGAGATCCTTGAGGTGGCCCCGCTCGCTCCGCTGCACAATTACGGCGAGGCCGCGGCAATCGAATATTGCCGCGAGAAGTATCCGGAGCTGCCCAACGTGGCCGTCTTTGACACCTCGTTCCACATGACCATGCCCGAGGTCGCCTATACCTACGCGCTGCCCAAGGACGTGTGCGACAAGTACCACGTGCGCAAGTACGGCGCTCACGGCACGAGCCACCGCTATGAGTGGATGATGGCCAAGGAGATCCTGGGTTCGCGCTGCCACCGTCTGCTTTCGTGCCATTTGGGTAACGGTGCTTCGCTTGCTGCTATCGAGGACGGCGTGTGCCGCGACACCACGATGGGCCTCACGCCGCTTGACGGTCTGATGATGGGCACCCGCTGCGGTTCCATTGACCCGGCTACCGTATGCTACCTGCAGCGCGAGGGCGGTTACAGCTACCAGGAAGTCGACGACATGATGAACAAGCAGTCCGGCCTGCTTGCCATCTCGGGCATCTCCAACGACGCCCGCGACATCCGTACACGCGCCTCCGAGGGCGACGAGCGCTGCCTGCTCGCCTTCGATATGTTCGCCTACAAGGCCATGCAGCAGGCTGGCTCCATGATCGCTTCCATGGCGGGCGTGGACACCATCACCTTTACCGCCGGCATCGGCGAGAACGACTGGTCGATCCGCAAGGCCTTCTGCGACTGCTTTGAGTGGCTGGGCGTACGCATCGACAACAATAAGAACCGCGAGGCCGTGGGCAACGGCCCGCAGGTCATCAGCGCCGCCGGTTCCGCCGTCACTGTCATGGTCATCCCCACCGACGAGGAATACATGATCGCCCACGACGTCGAGCGTCTGACCAAGAACAACTAA
- a CDS encoding IS110 family transposase — protein MQNESAPGARGPVFCGVDTHADSHWLCVLDWRGRKVLSRQFPADAAGYEALAGAIAAAGEPACVAMEGTSSYGAGLTRHLASLGMPVREALSPARTQRRRPGQGKCDESDAERAARAAMSGSRLGTPKSQDGWVDGVRCMLAARSGAVKARTSAINTARSLLTTAPEGLRSRFRGMGGPRLMEELPSVRAEGALGAALGALADLWAAARDAALDMERAIEASLEENCPALLAMYGCGPVSAAKLAVAAGDNPGRLRSEASFAAICGACPIPASSGKTVRHRLNRGGDRQANSALHEIARQRVMRGLATPIWTIPGGTAPPP, from the coding sequence ATGCAAAACGAATCGGCACCCGGCGCCCGCGGGCCGGTCTTCTGCGGGGTCGACACCCACGCCGACTCGCACTGGCTGTGCGTCCTGGACTGGAGGGGCCGCAAGGTCCTGTCCCGCCAGTTCCCCGCCGACGCGGCGGGCTACGAGGCGCTCGCCGGGGCGATCGCGGCGGCCGGGGAGCCGGCCTGCGTCGCGATGGAGGGGACGTCGTCCTACGGGGCGGGCCTCACCAGGCACCTCGCGTCGCTTGGGATGCCCGTGCGCGAGGCGCTCTCCCCGGCGAGGACGCAGAGGAGGCGCCCGGGGCAGGGGAAGTGCGACGAGTCGGACGCGGAGAGGGCGGCCCGCGCGGCGATGTCCGGCTCAAGGCTCGGGACCCCCAAGAGCCAGGACGGGTGGGTCGACGGGGTGCGCTGCATGCTCGCGGCGCGCTCCGGGGCGGTGAAGGCGCGGACCTCGGCGATCAACACCGCGAGGTCGCTGCTCACCACCGCGCCGGAAGGGCTCAGGTCGAGGTTCCGCGGCATGGGAGGGCCGAGGCTGATGGAGGAGCTCCCCTCCGTGCGCGCCGAGGGCGCGCTGGGCGCCGCGCTCGGCGCGCTGGCGGACCTGTGGGCGGCGGCGCGCGACGCGGCGCTCGACATGGAGCGCGCGATCGAGGCGTCCCTGGAGGAGAACTGCCCCGCGCTGCTGGCGATGTACGGGTGCGGGCCCGTGAGCGCGGCCAAGCTCGCGGTCGCGGCCGGGGACAACCCGGGCAGGCTGCGCTCCGAGGCGTCGTTCGCGGCGATATGCGGCGCCTGCCCCATCCCCGCCTCGAGCGGCAAGACCGTGAGGCACAGGCTCAACAGGGGCGGCGACCGGCAGGCGAACAGCGCTCTGCACGAGATCGCGAGGCAGAGGGTCATGCGTGGATTGGCAACACCTATTTGGACGATTCCGGGAGGGACAGCCCCGCCTCCCTGA
- a CDS encoding IS3 family transposase (programmed frameshift), with translation MRDPRHPRHFTDEFKRQIVDLYNAGKPKREIMDEYDLGKSTVERWIKSINATGSPRAACNRTPEQNRILELERENRRLRMEVDVLKPSGADIRSKVRAIAANEGRYPISAQCRLLGVARSTYYSMRSRADRPAAPDPAAPAVVAAHAASKGRYGSRKIKASLERSGVTVSRRRVCRIMRENGLVSAYGRKRFKVHPGAVNEADVPNVVARGFGGRAPRTHICSDLTYVRVGASWNYVCLLVDLYNREIVGHSAGPRKDARLVKSAFATLSFPISDIEVFHTDRGSEFDNAEIDLMLEAFGIERSLSAKGCPYDNAVDESTNRILKAELVHRETFGTTRELRAKLSDYVHWYNNFRIHSTLGYMSPVEFREAGLSLPESSK, from the exons ATGAGGGACCCCAGGCACCCGAGGCATTTCACCGACGAGTTCAAGAGGCAGATAGTCGACCTCTACAACGCCGGCAAGCCCAAGCGCGAGATCATGGACGAGTACGACCTCGGCAAGAGCACCGTGGAGAGGTGGATCAAGTCGATAAACGCGACCGGCTCGCCGCGCGCCGCGTGCAACCGCACGCCCGAGCAGAACCGGATCCTGGAGCTCGAGCGCGAGAACCGCAGGCTCCGGATGGAGGTCGACGTCTTAAAAC CAAGCGGCGCTGATATACGCTCGAAAGTGAGGGCCATAGCGGCCAACGAGGGCCGCTACCCCATATCAGCGCAGTGCAGGCTCCTCGGCGTCGCGAGGTCGACGTACTACTCCATGCGCTCGCGGGCCGACCGGCCCGCCGCGCCGGACCCCGCCGCGCCGGCCGTGGTCGCGGCCCACGCCGCCAGCAAGGGCCGGTACGGCTCGCGCAAGATAAAGGCGTCGCTCGAGAGGTCGGGCGTCACCGTCAGCCGGCGCCGGGTCTGCCGCATCATGAGGGAGAACGGCCTGGTCAGCGCATACGGCAGGAAGAGGTTCAAGGTGCACCCCGGGGCGGTCAACGAGGCCGACGTGCCCAACGTCGTCGCGCGCGGCTTCGGCGGCAGGGCGCCGCGCACCCATATATGCAGCGACCTGACCTACGTGCGCGTCGGGGCCTCGTGGAACTACGTCTGCCTGCTCGTCGACCTCTACAACAGGGAGATCGTCGGCCACTCCGCCGGGCCCAGGAAGGACGCCCGGCTGGTCAAGTCGGCGTTCGCGACGCTCTCCTTCCCCATCTCGGACATCGAGGTCTTCCACACGGACCGCGGCAGCGAGTTCGACAACGCCGAGATCGACCTGATGCTCGAGGCCTTCGGCATTGAGAGGTCGCTGTCGGCCAAGGGCTGCCCCTACGACAACGCCGTCGACGAGTCGACCAACAGGATACTGAAGGCCGAGCTCGTCCACCGCGAGACGTTCGGCACGACGCGCGAGCTCCGGGCCAAGCTCTCGGACTACGTGCACTGGTACAACAACTTCAGGATCCACTCGACGCTGGGCTACATGTCTCCGGTCGAGTTCAGGGAGGCGGGGCTGTCCCTCCCGGAATCGTCCAAATAG
- the pta gene encoding phosphate acetyltransferase: protein MSDFLNRMKSAAKADLKTIVLPEGEDPRTIVAATKIIEEGLAKIVILGNPDEINVPGATVIDPRNAEKHEEYAQKFAELRAKKGVTIEQARAQVMDATYFGTMMVKMGDADGLVSGACHSTADTLRPALQILKTAPGTKLVSAFFVMCTDTPQFGTDGTLIFADCGLNINPSSDELSEIAIASAHSWSTFMGNVEPHVAMLSYSTMGSAGGEVAKKVQEAVKFCKEKAPELAIDGDLQLDAAIVPTVAQLKAPGSSVAGKANVLVFPDLEAGNIGYKLVQRFAGADAYGPILQGIAKPVNDLSRGCSADDIVGVVAITAVQAQMAE, encoded by the coding sequence ATGAGCGATTTCCTAAACCGTATGAAGTCTGCCGCCAAGGCCGACCTTAAGACGATCGTCCTGCCCGAGGGCGAGGATCCGCGCACTATCGTCGCGGCCACCAAAATCATCGAGGAGGGCCTGGCAAAGATCGTCATCCTGGGCAACCCCGACGAGATCAACGTTCCCGGCGCTACCGTCATCGACCCGCGCAATGCCGAGAAGCACGAGGAGTACGCGCAGAAGTTTGCCGAGCTCCGCGCCAAGAAGGGCGTTACCATCGAGCAGGCTCGCGCCCAGGTGATGGACGCCACCTACTTTGGCACCATGATGGTCAAGATGGGCGATGCCGACGGCCTGGTCTCCGGCGCCTGCCACTCCACCGCCGACACCCTGCGCCCCGCGCTTCAGATCCTCAAGACCGCCCCGGGCACCAAGCTGGTCTCGGCCTTCTTCGTGATGTGCACCGACACCCCGCAGTTCGGCACTGACGGCACGCTGATCTTCGCCGACTGCGGCCTCAACATCAACCCGTCCTCCGACGAGCTCTCCGAGATCGCCATCGCCTCCGCTCACTCCTGGTCCACCTTCATGGGCAACGTTGAGCCGCACGTGGCCATGCTCTCCTACTCCACCATGGGCTCCGCTGGCGGCGAGGTCGCCAAGAAGGTCCAGGAGGCCGTGAAGTTCTGCAAGGAGAAGGCTCCCGAGCTCGCCATCGACGGCGACCTGCAGCTCGACGCCGCTATCGTCCCCACCGTCGCCCAGCTCAAGGCTCCCGGCTCCTCCGTCGCCGGTAAGGCCAACGTGCTCGTGTTCCCCGACCTCGAGGCAGGCAACATCGGCTACAAGCTGGTCCAGCGCTTCGCCGGCGCCGACGCTTACGGCCCCATCCTGCAGGGCATCGCCAAGCCGGTCAACGACCTGTCGCGCGGCTGCTCTGCCGACGACATCGTGGGTGTCGTAGCCATCACCGCCGTCCAGGCTCAGATGGCTGAGTAG
- the glf gene encoding UDP-galactopyranose mutase, producing the protein MQITSGLPEGFNAGAYDMIVVGAGYAGAVCARRLAETIGYRVAVLERRSHIAGNAYDCTDEAGILIHEYGPHIYHTFNERVHNFLSRFTKWTDYQHKVLANINGTLMPVPFNHASLKLAFGDERGEELYQKLVETFGKDVKVPIMELRKKNDPDLAEVADYVYENVFLHYTMKQWGQTPDQIDPSITGRVPVFVGDDDRYFPQAPFQGMPQEGYTALFEHMLDHDLIDVFCDVDARDLFEIDETTVKIDGKVYGGEIVYTGPLDELFNLDLGALPYRTLDMKFETLDMDQFQPVGTVNYTTSEDYTRITEFKNMTGQILPGKTTIMKEYSKAYTPGSGETPYYAILEPENRELYERYLERVQNLTNFHPVGRLAEYRYYDMDAVTNSALDLSDEIIACHA; encoded by the coding sequence ATGCAGATTACCTCAGGCCTGCCTGAAGGCTTTAACGCCGGCGCGTACGACATGATTGTCGTCGGTGCTGGATATGCCGGTGCCGTTTGCGCCCGCCGTCTTGCCGAGACCATCGGCTATCGTGTTGCCGTTTTGGAGCGCCGTAGCCACATTGCGGGCAATGCCTATGACTGCACTGACGAGGCCGGAATCCTGATCCACGAGTACGGTCCGCATATCTATCACACTTTTAACGAGCGCGTGCACAATTTCCTGTCGCGCTTTACCAAGTGGACGGATTATCAGCACAAGGTGCTCGCCAACATCAACGGTACCCTTATGCCCGTGCCCTTCAACCATGCGAGTCTCAAGCTCGCCTTTGGTGACGAGCGCGGTGAGGAGCTGTATCAGAAGCTCGTGGAGACCTTTGGCAAGGATGTCAAGGTGCCCATTATGGAGCTGCGTAAGAAGAACGACCCGGATCTTGCCGAGGTCGCCGATTACGTCTACGAGAACGTCTTTTTGCATTACACCATGAAGCAGTGGGGCCAGACGCCCGATCAGATCGATCCCTCGATCACCGGCCGCGTTCCCGTCTTTGTGGGCGATGATGACCGCTACTTCCCGCAAGCTCCCTTCCAGGGCATGCCGCAGGAGGGCTACACGGCGCTCTTTGAGCACATGCTCGACCACGACCTGATCGACGTGTTCTGCGACGTGGACGCCCGTGACCTCTTTGAAATCGACGAGACTACCGTCAAGATCGACGGCAAGGTCTATGGTGGCGAGATCGTCTACACCGGTCCGCTCGATGAGCTGTTCAATCTCGATCTGGGCGCGCTACCGTACCGCACGCTCGACATGAAGTTCGAGACGCTCGATATGGACCAGTTCCAGCCCGTGGGCACCGTCAACTACACCACGAGCGAGGACTACACGCGCATTACCGAGTTCAAGAACATGACCGGTCAGATCCTGCCCGGCAAGACCACCATCATGAAGGAGTATTCCAAGGCCTATACGCCCGGCTCGGGCGAGACGCCGTACTACGCCATTCTTGAGCCCGAGAACCGTGAGCTCTATGAGCGCTATCTTGAGCGCGTCCAGAACCTGACGAACTTCCACCCGGTGGGTCGTCTGGCCGAGTATCGTTACTACGATATGGACGCTGTGACCAATTCCGCCCTCGATCTTTCGGATGAGATTATCGCCTGCCATGCATAA
- a CDS encoding glycosyltransferase family 2 protein: MHKVITFGIPSYNAAKDMDHCITSILEGSNYATDIEIIVVDDGSKDETADKADEWEARYPGIIRAVHQENGGHGIAVLSGLREAQGTYYKVVDSDDWLDAAALSTMLSILRGFEERDQRVDLFISNYVYEKVYEGTHTAIGYKFALPRKKIFSWDQIGHFRLDQNLLMHSLCYRTDVLRESNLPMPPHTFYVDNIYAYVPLPRCKTMYYADIDLYRYFIGREGQSVNEATMVKRLDQQFRVTRIMMESYHLYSDVESSRLRSYMMGYFTMMMAICSVLTKLSEEDCADERLKTLWNDLKAYDERMYRRARYGVVGFFTNLRGRAGDKTTLGLYRLASKIFKFN; this comes from the coding sequence ATGCATAAAGTCATAACATTCGGTATTCCCTCGTATAACGCCGCCAAGGACATGGACCATTGCATCACCTCCATCTTGGAGGGGAGCAATTACGCCACCGATATCGAGATTATCGTAGTGGACGACGGCTCCAAGGACGAGACGGCCGATAAGGCCGACGAGTGGGAGGCACGTTATCCCGGTATCATTCGCGCGGTGCACCAGGAGAACGGCGGCCACGGTATTGCCGTCCTTTCGGGTCTGCGCGAAGCACAGGGCACCTACTACAAGGTCGTCGACTCGGATGACTGGCTCGATGCTGCGGCTCTTTCGACTATGCTGTCGATTCTGCGTGGCTTTGAAGAGCGTGACCAGCGCGTTGACCTGTTTATCTCGAACTACGTGTACGAGAAGGTTTACGAGGGCACGCATACCGCTATTGGCTACAAATTTGCCCTGCCGCGCAAAAAGATCTTTTCCTGGGATCAGATCGGTCATTTCCGCTTGGACCAGAACCTACTCATGCACAGCCTGTGCTATCGCACGGATGTGCTGCGCGAGTCCAACCTTCCCATGCCGCCGCACACGTTCTATGTGGACAACATCTACGCCTACGTGCCGCTGCCGCGTTGCAAGACCATGTACTACGCCGACATCGACCTCTATCGCTACTTTATCGGTCGCGAGGGCCAGAGTGTCAACGAGGCCACGATGGTCAAGCGTCTGGACCAGCAGTTCCGTGTGACGCGCATCATGATGGAGTCGTACCACCTGTACAGCGATGTTGAGTCGTCGCGTCTGCGCTCGTACATGATGGGCTATTTCACCATGATGATGGCGATCTGCTCGGTGCTCACCAAGCTTTCCGAGGAAGATTGCGCCGACGAGCGCCTAAAGACGCTGTGGAATGATTTGAAGGCCTACGACGAGCGCATGTATCGTCGTGCCCGCTACGGCGTGGTCGGGTTCTTCACCAATCTGCGCGGACGGGCCGGAGACAAAACCACACTCGGCCTATACCGTCTTGCCTCAAAGATCTTCAAATTCAACTAG
- a CDS encoding P1 family peptidase, with amino-acid sequence MDTLLEAIDVCDVDGFCYGNYTDEEAGTGCTVIVAPEGATGGVDVRGGAPASRETDLLRPENTVDKVHAVCLSGGSAFGLEAASGVARELESRGIGLPVGPTQVPIVCSSCIFDLAFGNPTVRPDIEAGIAAVREALDNTPTKLEQGNVGAGTGATVGKLMGPATCMKAGLGAAAVALGPIKVGAVVSVNACGNVVDPFTGEWVAGMRAAADSDQIVDMELAAFAAAGSMQMPLDRTNTTISCIVTNVELTKAQATKVSQMAADAYAHAIRPTHTTNDGDTIYTLASGKLDAQTSAAVPLDLLGMLAVRALQTAIVNGAKTAKTSHGIPGAAK; translated from the coding sequence ATGGATACACTGCTCGAGGCCATTGACGTCTGCGATGTCGATGGCTTTTGCTATGGCAACTATACGGACGAGGAGGCCGGCACCGGTTGCACCGTAATCGTGGCACCCGAGGGCGCCACCGGCGGCGTTGACGTTCGCGGCGGTGCTCCCGCTTCGCGCGAGACCGACCTGCTGCGACCCGAGAACACCGTCGACAAGGTCCACGCCGTCTGCCTTTCGGGCGGATCGGCCTTTGGCCTCGAGGCTGCAAGCGGCGTCGCTCGCGAGCTTGAGAGCCGCGGCATCGGCCTTCCCGTCGGCCCCACGCAGGTGCCTATCGTGTGCTCGAGCTGTATCTTCGACCTCGCCTTTGGTAACCCCACCGTTCGCCCCGACATTGAGGCCGGCATCGCCGCCGTGCGCGAAGCACTCGACAACACCCCCACCAAGCTCGAACAGGGCAACGTAGGCGCCGGCACGGGCGCTACCGTGGGTAAGCTCATGGGCCCCGCTACCTGCATGAAGGCCGGCCTTGGAGCTGCCGCCGTGGCACTCGGCCCCATCAAGGTGGGCGCCGTGGTCTCGGTCAACGCCTGCGGCAACGTTGTCGACCCCTTCACCGGCGAGTGGGTCGCCGGCATGCGCGCCGCAGCCGATAGCGACCAAATCGTCGACATGGAACTCGCAGCCTTTGCCGCCGCCGGATCCATGCAGATGCCGCTCGACCGCACCAACACCACCATCAGCTGCATCGTCACCAACGTGGAACTCACTAAGGCACAAGCCACCAAGGTCTCCCAGATGGCCGCAGACGCCTACGCACACGCCATCCGTCCCACGCACACCACCAACGACGGCGACACTATCTACACCCTCGCCAGCGGCAAACTAGACGCTCAGACAAGCGCCGCCGTTCCCCTAGACCTACTGGGCATGCTCGCCGTAAGGGCCCTACAGACCGCCATCGTAAACGGAGCCAAAACCGCCAAAACCTCCCACGGCATCCCCGGCGCCGCGAAGTAG
- a CDS encoding Maf family protein gives MILASQSPRRIELMREAGYNIRVIPADIDETPFDGEAPLTLVERLARAKAAAVAAEYAEPNELTVAADTIVTFDGKILGKPATEGEARTMLRELSGRTHQVATGVCIVKAGDTAAPHAAESLSFVDMTDVTFYELTDEQIEHYVASGEPMDKAGAYGIQGTGGRMLVHDISGDFYNVVGLPIARVARAIQKLS, from the coding sequence ATGATTTTGGCTTCGCAATCACCGCGCCGCATAGAGCTGATGCGCGAGGCAGGCTACAACATTCGCGTGATTCCCGCGGATATCGACGAAACGCCCTTTGATGGCGAGGCCCCGCTCACGCTTGTCGAGCGCTTGGCACGCGCCAAGGCGGCTGCCGTTGCTGCCGAGTATGCCGAGCCCAATGAGCTGACGGTCGCGGCCGACACCATCGTCACCTTCGACGGCAAGATTTTGGGCAAGCCGGCAACCGAGGGCGAGGCGCGCACCATGCTCCGTGAGCTTTCGGGCCGCACGCACCAGGTCGCAACCGGCGTCTGCATCGTTAAGGCAGGCGATACGGCCGCCCCGCATGCCGCCGAGAGCCTGTCGTTTGTCGATATGACCGACGTGACATTCTACGAGCTCACCGACGAGCAGATCGAGCACTACGTTGCCTCGGGTGAGCCCATGGATAAGGCAGGCGCCTACGGCATCCAGGGCACAGGCGGCCGCATGCTCGTGCACGATATTTCGGGCGACTTCTATAACGTGGTGGGCCTACCCATCGCCCGCGTCGCGCGCGCGATTCAAAAACTCTCGTAA
- a CDS encoding DJ-1 family glyoxalase III codes for MPSVAVLAADGFETIECLTMVDVMRRGGVRATLVSIMPTREVVSSLQIPVTCDALFDEINFDEYDCVVLPGGLPGATNLRADQRVCDVVCEFAATKHVAAICAAPFILGELDLLEGRHATCFPGFEKSFPEGAYTGEKVTQDGNIITASGMAQSLPFALELLRTIAGDKAVEKVAEGIQL; via the coding sequence ATGCCCAGCGTTGCCGTTCTTGCCGCCGATGGCTTTGAAACGATTGAATGCCTGACCATGGTCGATGTCATGCGTCGCGGCGGCGTGCGCGCCACGCTCGTCTCGATTATGCCCACGCGCGAGGTCGTAAGCTCGCTGCAGATCCCCGTGACCTGCGATGCGCTCTTTGATGAGATCAACTTTGACGAGTACGACTGCGTCGTGCTGCCCGGCGGCCTGCCCGGTGCCACCAACCTGCGCGCCGATCAGCGCGTCTGCGACGTGGTCTGCGAGTTCGCCGCGACCAAGCACGTCGCCGCCATCTGCGCCGCCCCGTTTATCCTGGGCGAGCTCGACCTGCTCGAGGGGCGCCACGCCACGTGCTTCCCTGGCTTTGAGAAAAGCTTCCCCGAGGGTGCCTATACCGGCGAGAAGGTTACGCAAGACGGCAACATCATCACCGCCAGCGGCATGGCCCAGTCGCTCCCCTTTGCGCTTGAGCTGCTGCGCACGATCGCCGGCGACAAGGCTGTCGAGAAGGTCGCCGAGGGCATCCAACTATGA
- a CDS encoding EamA family transporter, whose product MAGTNTIKQQAAGAGATGAGQAKAALQVFAGGACYGAMATTYKLAYAAGFTSAQVVASQAWFGCLFFALATLAGHALGHRWQRVGWKLALKLMGLGALTCLTSILYCYAMSVLPAPVALTLLFQFTWLGLLWQTVMTRRPPRVLQVVSALVIVFGTVFASGVYKTGITGYDPVALLCALGAAVSCSLFVTLSGKVEAPCSSEQRGVIVCAGSVVMSLTVCPDYVVSGVLAQGILPFAVIAGFFGMLCPVLLFGMGSPHLPAGLSTVMAAAELPAGLLIAMIVLGEPLGVVEWLGVAIILAGVCLAQVPSLLGGREARRAAAGQAVS is encoded by the coding sequence ATGGCAGGAACAAACACAATCAAGCAACAGGCCGCCGGGGCAGGAGCCACGGGCGCGGGACAGGCCAAGGCGGCGCTCCAGGTCTTTGCGGGCGGCGCCTGCTACGGCGCGATGGCCACGACCTACAAGCTCGCCTACGCCGCGGGCTTCACCTCGGCGCAGGTGGTGGCGAGCCAGGCGTGGTTCGGCTGCCTCTTCTTTGCCCTCGCCACACTCGCGGGCCACGCACTCGGGCACCGCTGGCAGCGCGTGGGCTGGAAGCTCGCCCTTAAGCTCATGGGCCTGGGGGCCCTCACCTGCCTCACCTCAATCCTCTACTGCTACGCCATGAGCGTGCTGCCCGCCCCGGTGGCGCTCACGCTCCTCTTCCAGTTCACGTGGCTGGGGCTCCTGTGGCAGACCGTCATGACGCGCCGACCGCCGAGGGTCCTCCAAGTGGTCTCCGCCCTGGTCATCGTCTTCGGAACGGTGTTCGCCAGCGGCGTTTACAAGACCGGCATCACCGGGTACGACCCCGTGGCCCTGCTCTGCGCGCTGGGGGCGGCCGTGTCCTGCTCCCTCTTTGTCACCCTCTCCGGCAAGGTCGAGGCCCCGTGCTCGTCCGAGCAGCGTGGCGTCATCGTATGCGCGGGCTCCGTGGTCATGTCGCTCACGGTATGCCCGGACTACGTCGTCTCGGGCGTCCTCGCCCAGGGCATCCTGCCCTTTGCCGTCATCGCCGGCTTCTTTGGCATGCTCTGCCCGGTCCTGCTCTTCGGCATGGGCTCTCCGCACCTGCCCGCAGGCCTCTCCACTGTCATGGCCGCCGCGGAACTCCCCGCCGGCCTGCTCATCGCCATGATCGTCCTCGGCGAGCCGCTCGGCGTCGTCGAGTGGCTGGGCGTCGCCATCATCCTCGCCGGCGTGTGCCTGGCACAGGTCCCCTCTCTGCTTGGAGGCCGGGAGGCACGTCGCGCCGCCGCAGGACAAGCCGTCAGCTAG